A genomic stretch from Telmatocola sphagniphila includes:
- a CDS encoding serine hydrolase domain-containing protein — MKNLIRPMLFTISLLALPSTSQAQEAASSPSIQNALQPFVEKHELAGAVTLVADKDKILSINTVGFADIAAKKPMKADCLFWIASQSKPITAVGLMMLIESGKVKLDDPVSRYLPEFNNQWVIAEKKNDQLVLKKPKTPVTVRHVLSHTSGMPFASSLETPTLDMLVLKDAVRSYALTPLNTEPGTKYNYSNAGINTAARIIEVVTGKKYEDYMDEMLFKPLGMKDTTFWPNEEQLTRLAKTFRPNAAKNDLEETTISQLTYPLNDHKRQPMPAGGLFSTAVDVSKFCRMLLNGGKLDGKQYLTEASIKEMTKKQTAEGIKDNYGLGFSAGESFGHGGALSTNMSVETKPGLVLVWLVQHAGYPGKGGESQGAFRQAAYKEFAKPK; from the coding sequence ATGAAAAATCTCATTCGGCCAATGCTTTTTACTATCTCCTTGCTGGCGCTACCGAGTACTAGCCAGGCTCAGGAAGCGGCCAGTTCCCCTTCTATTCAGAACGCGCTTCAACCTTTTGTGGAGAAACATGAATTGGCCGGAGCCGTTACTCTGGTCGCCGACAAAGATAAAATTCTCAGCATCAACACGGTCGGTTTCGCCGACATCGCCGCCAAGAAACCGATGAAGGCGGATTGTCTGTTCTGGATCGCCTCCCAGTCCAAGCCAATCACGGCCGTCGGCCTGATGATGCTCATTGAATCGGGCAAAGTGAAGCTGGATGATCCTGTGTCTCGGTATTTGCCCGAATTCAACAATCAATGGGTGATTGCGGAGAAAAAGAACGATCAACTCGTATTGAAGAAGCCAAAAACACCCGTCACGGTTCGACACGTATTAAGCCATACCAGCGGGATGCCTTTTGCCTCTTCCCTGGAGACTCCCACTTTGGACATGCTGGTCCTGAAGGATGCCGTTCGCAGCTATGCGTTGACGCCGCTGAATACAGAACCCGGTACCAAATACAATTATTCCAATGCGGGCATCAACACGGCCGCGCGCATCATCGAAGTGGTTACCGGTAAAAAATACGAAGACTACATGGATGAAATGCTTTTCAAACCCTTGGGAATGAAAGATACTACTTTCTGGCCGAATGAAGAACAGCTGACTCGTCTCGCAAAAACTTTCAGGCCAAATGCCGCGAAAAACGATCTGGAAGAAACCACGATTTCCCAGCTCACCTATCCGCTGAACGATCATAAACGCCAGCCGATGCCCGCTGGAGGTTTGTTCTCCACGGCCGTCGACGTCAGTAAATTCTGCCGGATGCTACTCAACGGCGGGAAACTGGATGGCAAGCAATATCTGACGGAAGCTTCGATTAAGGAAATGACTAAAAAGCAAACGGCGGAAGGAATCAAAGACAACTACGGCCTGGGTTTCTCGGCGGGTGAGTCCTTCGGACATGGCGGCGCTTTATCGACCAACATGAGCGTTGAAACCAAACCGGGTTTGGTGCTGGTCTGGCTGGTTCAGCATGCGGGATACCCGGGGAAAGGTGGCGAAAGCCAGGGAGCATTCCGTCAGGCGGCCTACAAGGAATTTGCCAAACCGAAATAG
- a CDS encoding sensor histidine kinase gives MQSHPAAVVDLCSHLIEEHEILRRDLARFLHDEVSQSLILLKMNLLQSESSKSATDNCTQLIDDTLKKVRDRSLALRPSLLDDLGLVTALSWYLRNAPELHEKSYQLDTEPRNLKWDRTTALTCYRLVQRVVENGDPARGQTLEIRLRSSATSQTLSFSNLSSLFANADWAKKPNPTLLEVQMRVAQLGGTLEYLYTADTATGLRIEFSSKI, from the coding sequence TTGCAGTCCCACCCCGCTGCCGTAGTCGACTTATGCAGTCATCTCATTGAGGAGCACGAGATTCTTCGACGGGATTTGGCGCGATTCCTGCACGACGAAGTCTCCCAGTCGCTGATTCTTCTGAAAATGAATCTGCTTCAATCCGAATCTTCGAAATCGGCTACCGATAACTGCACTCAATTAATCGATGACACTCTGAAAAAAGTCCGGGATCGCTCGCTGGCTCTCCGTCCTTCTCTACTAGACGATCTGGGACTGGTCACCGCACTGAGCTGGTATCTCCGAAATGCCCCGGAACTCCACGAGAAGAGTTACCAGTTGGATACCGAGCCGCGAAACTTGAAATGGGATCGGACTACCGCCCTGACCTGCTACCGGCTGGTTCAGCGCGTGGTCGAAAATGGCGATCCCGCTCGCGGTCAGACCTTGGAAATCCGGTTGCGAAGCTCGGCGACTAGCCAGACACTGAGTTTTAGTAACCTCAGTTCCTTATTCGCAAACGCGGATTGGGCCAAGAAGCCCAATCCAACGCTTCTGGAAGTGCAGATGAGGGTTGCGCAGTTGGGGGGTACTTTGGAATATTTGTACACTGCGGACACTGCGACAGGCCTCCGAATCGAATTTTCTAGTAAAATTTGA
- a CDS encoding response regulator, giving the protein MITVANRRIMLVDDHAILRAGIRAYLEKIPGVEVVGEFAEGEKAIEAIAELKPDLVFMDIAMAGMNGLETTWRLKSQHPQIHVVILSSYSNVEYVEQALQLGASGYLLKDASCNELQTAIEEVMQGETYLTPAVADLSLKGSYRSGSTFNDYEELSSRQRETLKLLAEGKSTKEIARILGIGVKTVETHRAHLMKKLEIHDLAGLVRYALRLGIVGIEQ; this is encoded by the coding sequence ATGATTACGGTAGCCAATCGACGCATAATGCTGGTCGACGACCACGCAATTCTCCGGGCCGGCATCCGCGCTTATCTGGAAAAAATTCCAGGCGTGGAAGTCGTCGGAGAGTTTGCTGAGGGAGAGAAGGCGATCGAGGCCATCGCGGAACTCAAGCCGGATCTCGTCTTCATGGATATCGCCATGGCCGGGATGAACGGCCTGGAAACGACCTGGCGGCTGAAATCGCAACATCCCCAGATTCACGTGGTGATACTCTCCTCTTACTCGAATGTGGAGTATGTCGAACAAGCCCTGCAACTGGGCGCCAGCGGCTACCTGCTCAAAGATGCCAGCTGCAACGAACTGCAGACTGCCATAGAAGAGGTCATGCAGGGGGAAACCTATTTGACCCCCGCGGTAGCCGATTTGTCCTTGAAGGGCTCATATCGGTCCGGATCAACTTTCAATGATTATGAAGAATTATCGAGTCGTCAGCGTGAGACCTTAAAACTCCTGGCAGAAGGGAAAAGCACCAAAGAGATCGCCCGGATTCTGGGTATCGGTGTAAAAACCGTCGAGACTCATCGCGCACATCTGATGAAAAAATTAGAAATTCACGATCTCGCCGGACTGGTCCGCTACGCCCTGCGGCTCGGGATCGTCGGCATCGAGCAGTAA
- a CDS encoding response regulator, translated as MRSIGLLIVDDSPPIIKYLEVLARKLPEVSVFKSAGSIAESQELLNSFIPDLVLLDLSAAENELTEFARTLKLLNPKSRLYLMSGFDLEEYKLLGESRDIDGFFSKTEINRELPELIRRCCADLDNPQP; from the coding sequence TTGAGATCGATTGGGCTTCTCATTGTCGATGACTCTCCTCCAATCATCAAGTACTTGGAGGTACTGGCCAGGAAATTGCCGGAAGTGTCGGTGTTTAAATCGGCCGGATCGATCGCGGAGTCTCAAGAATTACTAAATAGTTTTATCCCCGATTTAGTACTACTGGATCTCTCGGCTGCTGAAAACGAATTGACGGAGTTCGCGCGAACGCTCAAGCTGCTCAATCCCAAAAGCCGGCTCTATCTGATGTCCGGTTTCGATCTCGAAGAATACAAATTACTCGGTGAATCCCGGGATATCGATGGATTTTTCTCGAAGACGGAAATTAATCGCGAACTTCCCGAATTGATTCGCCGCTGCTGTGCGGATTTGGACAATCCTCAGCCGTAA